In the Borrelia turicatae 91E135 genome, one interval contains:
- a CDS encoding flagella biosynthesis regulatory protein FliZ: MSRLTLFKFVFLIIFIFFFKNLFAQENGVDLDISSSSLENEVNLPIFEGDKANLNNKDIQNISLFNISDLVTIFLFFLFFLICIFLFKKMILNHKKVKNSYKSNFIRELAFYEIDNKNSVRVINILGNVYVFLVSSNSSILLREIKQGEELDNLKFELDKAKSLSDITSFKSIFNKILRKNKKDELSFDKTEYAALENDIETSLKSKQDRLKKF; this comes from the coding sequence ATGAGTAGATTAACTTTATTTAAGTTTGTGTTTTTAATTATTTTTATATTTTTTTTTAAAAATTTGTTTGCACAGGAGAATGGAGTTGATTTAGATATTTCTTCTTCTAGTTTAGAGAATGAGGTTAATTTACCGATATTTGAGGGTGATAAGGCTAATTTGAATAATAAAGATATACAAAATATATCTCTTTTCAATATTTCAGATTTAGTTACTATATTTTTGTTCTTTCTTTTTTTTCTTATTTGTATTTTTTTGTTCAAGAAAATGATTCTAAATCATAAGAAAGTTAAAAATAGTTATAAATCAAATTTTATAAGAGAGCTTGCTTTTTATGAAATAGATAATAAAAATTCTGTAAGGGTTATCAATATACTAGGTAATGTTTATGTATTTTTAGTATCAAGTAATTCTTCTATTTTGCTAAGAGAGATCAAACAGGGTGAAGAACTAGATAATTTAAAATTTGAGCTTGATAAAGCTAAAAGTCTTAGTGATATAACTTCATTTAAGTCAATTTTTAATAAAATATTGCGTAAGAACAAAAAAGATGAATTATCTTTTGATAAGACTGAGTATGCGGCATTGGAGAATGATATTGAGACTTCGTTAAAAAGTAAACAAGATAGGCTGAAAAAGTTTTAG
- the fliN gene encoding flagellar motor switch protein FliN — translation MAIDDKSDIGEEKPEIKGVKLPDLIDTLPEGVDPSNFGLLMDVSMQVTVELGRTERKIKDILGMSEGTIITLDKLAGEPVDILVNGKVIAKGEVVVIDENFGVRITEIIKIKNE, via the coding sequence ATGGCTATAGATGATAAGAGTGATATTGGTGAAGAGAAACCTGAGATAAAGGGTGTTAAACTTCCTGATTTAATTGATACTTTGCCTGAAGGTGTTGATCCTAGTAATTTTGGTCTTTTGATGGATGTTTCTATGCAAGTCACTGTTGAACTTGGTAGAACTGAGCGTAAAATAAAAGATATACTTGGCATGTCTGAGGGAACGATTATTACACTTGATAAACTTGCTGGTGAGCCTGTAGATATTTTGGTAAATGGTAAAGTGATAGCTAAAGGAGAGGTTGTTGTAATTGATGAGAATTTTGGTGTTAGAATTACCGAAATAATTAAAATTAAAAATGAGTAG
- the fliM gene encoding flagellar motor switch protein FliM produces MAGNPGALSQDDIDSLLESINSSDNLSSDDSLSNIISSPMGKKQKIKVYDFKRPDKFSKEQVRTVSSFHEAFARYTTTSLSALLRKMVHVHVASVDQLTYEEFIRSIPNPTTLAIINMDPLKGSAIFEVDPTIAFAIVDRLFGGDGDTIKDKSRDLTEIEQSVMESVIIRILANMREAWSQVVDLRPRFGHIEVNPQFAQIVPPTEMVILVTLEVKIGKVEGLMNFCLPYITIEPIVSKLSTRYWHSLIGVGTTSENLDILREKLENTDMLLVAEIGEVKLKVREILSLAKGDVLNLENSPIDKDLILKVGTKQKFKCRMGLVGNKISVQVTEKVGEVEDFDLLKELTEEVE; encoded by the coding sequence ATGGCAGGTAATCCGGGAGCATTATCACAAGATGATATAGATAGTCTTTTAGAATCTATTAATTCATCTGATAATTTATCATCAGATGATTCACTTTCTAATATCATATCCAGTCCTATGGGCAAAAAACAGAAAATTAAAGTTTATGATTTTAAAAGACCAGATAAATTCTCAAAAGAACAAGTAAGGACAGTATCAAGTTTTCATGAAGCATTTGCAAGATATACTACAACTTCACTCTCAGCACTTTTGAGAAAGATGGTTCATGTACATGTAGCTTCAGTTGATCAGTTGACTTATGAAGAGTTTATTAGATCTATTCCAAATCCTACTACTTTAGCAATAATTAACATGGATCCTCTTAAGGGTTCTGCTATATTTGAGGTTGATCCAACCATTGCGTTTGCAATAGTTGATAGACTTTTTGGAGGAGATGGAGATACTATTAAGGATAAGAGTAGAGATTTAACAGAAATAGAACAGTCTGTCATGGAAAGTGTTATTATCCGTATACTTGCTAACATGAGAGAAGCTTGGTCGCAGGTAGTCGATCTTAGGCCTCGTTTTGGGCATATAGAGGTTAATCCTCAATTTGCCCAAATAGTTCCTCCAACAGAAATGGTTATTTTAGTAACTCTTGAAGTTAAGATAGGTAAAGTTGAAGGGCTTATGAATTTTTGTTTGCCTTATATTACAATAGAGCCTATTGTATCTAAGCTTTCAACAAGATATTGGCATTCTTTAATTGGTGTAGGCACTACTAGTGAAAATCTTGACATCCTTAGAGAAAAGCTTGAGAATACAGATATGCTTTTAGTGGCTGAAATCGGAGAGGTTAAATTAAAGGTAAGAGAAATATTATCCTTAGCAAAAGGTGATGTGCTTAATCTTGAAAATTCTCCAATAGATAAGGATTTGATCTTAAAGGTAGGGACTAAACAGAAATTTAAGTGTAGAATGGGTCTTGTTGGAAATAAGATTTCAGTTCAGGTTACAGAAAAAGTTGGTGAAGTAGAGGATTTTGATTTGTTAAAGGAACTCACGGAAGAGGTTGAATAG